GCGGTCTTCGTCGTGCTCATCGGCAACCTCGCCGGGCTGCGCGAGGTGCTGGCCCGCCACGTCATCAACTTCGACTACTGGTGGGCGACCTCGCGGGTGATCAAGGACACCATCAACGAATACCCGTTCTGGAGCTTCCTGTTCGCCGACCTGCACGCGCACGTGCTGGTGATGCCGTTCTCGCTCAGCTTCCTCGCCCTGGCGGTGTGGTGGGTGCGGCGCAGCGACGCGCCGGCGGTCATCAGCCCGCTGGCCACCGTCGTCCTGCTCGGCTTCCTCCTCGGCGCCATCATGGTGACCAACGGCTGGAGCTCGCCGACCTACATCCTGTTCTTCCCGTTCCTCCTCGGCTGCACGGCGCTGGCCCAGTCGTCGTTCGGCCGCGGACGGGTGGCGCTGCTCGGGGTCCTCGGCCTGGTCGCCGCCGGCCTGGTCGCCGCCAAGCTGGCGATGCCGCAACCGCCGCCGTGGCTGATCGAGCAGGTCGGCGATCCGCTCGCGGCGCGCCTGCTGCCGGCAGCCCTGGCCGGCGCGGCGGGGCTGTTCGTCCTCGTGCTGCTGCCGGCGCCGACGATCCTGACCGGCCTGCTGGTGGGCCTCGCCTACCTGCTGTTCCTGCCGTTCTGGCGCGACTTCAGCCCGCCGCCGCGCAACTTCGGCCTCGAGGATCAGTCGTTCGCCAACGCCTGGGACTTCGCCAACATCTTCGGCCTCTTCCTCTTCATCGCCATCCCCTTCGTGTTCGCGCTCTGGCGGCGCGCCCTGCGGCCGGTCGAGCAGCCGCTGGGGTTCGGCCGCCGGCTGGCGATGTGGCTGGTCGCCCTGACCGTGCTCGCCTGCTGGCTGGCCTCGGTGCCGGCGGTCGCGCACCTGCTGCCCTTCGGGCTGCGCGGCTCGCTGCGCCTCGGCCTGGCGATCCTCGCCGTCCTCTCGTTCTCGGTGGCCATCCAGCGCGGCCTCACCTCGACGCAGCGGGTCGCGGTCAGCATGCTCGCCTTCGCCTTCGCGATCACCGCCGGCACCGACATGGTGTTCGTCTGGGATCGCATGAACACCATCTTCAAATTCTACCTCGAGGCCTGGTTCCTGTTCGCGGCAGGCAGTGCCGCCGCCACCGCCGAGCTGTGGCGCGGCCTGATCCGCCGGCCGGCGCTGCGCCGCGCCTGGCAGCTCGGCCTGGTGGTGCTGCTGGCGCTGGCGACGTTCACCGCCGTCAGCGGCATCTGGGCGGTGGTGCGCACCGATCGCGTGCCGACGCCGGAGCCGACCCTCGACGGCACCGCCTATCTCGCCGAGCAGGCGCCGCTCGAGCGCGCCGCCTACGAGTGGCTGAACGACAACGTCGCCGGCATCCCGGTGGTCGCGGAAGCGTACGGCCCGTCGTACCAGGACTACGCGCGGGTGGCGATGAACACCGGCCTGCCGATCGTCCTCGGCTGGGACTACCACGTCAGCCAGCGCGCCCAGCGCTGGCCGGACATCAACAAGCGCAAGGACGACCTGAAGCGGCTCTACACCACCGACAGCAAGCAGGTGGCGGCGGAGATCCTGCGCAAGTACCACATCGCGCTGGTCTACGTCGGCGGCGTCGAGCGCCGCGCCTACAGCGGCGGCAACCTCAAGCGCTTCCAGGAATGGAACGACCTGCTGAAGCCGATCTACACCAACCCCGGCGTCACCGTCTTCGCGGTCGAGGGCCAGTACGCCGGCGCCATCCCGGTGAACGCCATCCAGGAAGTGCCGCCGGTGCCGGAGGGCGAGGAGGTCAAGGTCCAGGGCGCGCCCGGGCAACTGAGCCAGCCGCGCGGCCTGGCGCTGGACGGCGCGGGCAACGTCTACGTCGCCGACTTCGGCAACGACCGCATCCAGAAGTTCGACCCCGATTTCGGCTTCGTGAAGGAATGGGGCTCGCACGGCGACCTGCCGGCGCAGTTCAAGCAGCCCGGCGACGTCGCGGTCGGCCCCGACGGCAGCGTCTACGTCGCCGACACCTGGAACCAGCGCGTGCAGGTGTTCTCGCCCGACGGCGAGTACCTGCGCGAGTGGACCGACAAGTACTACGGGCCGCGCGGCATCGCCGTCGGGCCGAACGGCGCCGTCTACCTGGCCGACACCGGCAACCACAAGGTGCGCCGCTTCACCCCGGACGGGGTCGAGGATCGCGCCTGGGGCAGCCTCGGCAAGGAGCAGGGCCAGTTCACCGAACCGGTCGGCCTCGCCGTGGACAAGACCGGCAAGGTCTACGTCGTCGACAACGGCAATGCGCGCCTGCAGATCTTCGACCGCGACGGGGCGCTGATCGGCGCCTTCCCGGTCGACGGCTGGGAGCAGAAGGTGTTCTCCGAGCCGCACGTCGCGGTCGCGCCCGACGGCACCATCTGGGTGACCGTGCCGACCCGGCAGCTCATCCGCGCCTACCACGCCAAGGGCGGCGTGGTGAAGGAGATCCAGGGCGGCGACGATCCCGCCCTGCCCTTCGACCGCCCGATGGGCATCGCCTACGACCCGCGCACCGACACGCTGGTCATCAGCGACCTCGAGAACCGGTTGGCGCGCGTGCCGGCGCCGTGAGGCGCCGGCGGGCCCGCCAGCACCGACCACCGTGCCGGGACGCGACGCCGCGGTCAGAGCGATCGCGCGTCGGCGTGCTCGCGCAGGCTGGCGATCATCATGCCGACCATGGCCGCCAGCAGCATCCAGGCGAGCAGTCCTCCGCTGCCGAAGCTGAGCACCCCGCTCAACGGGTCGCTCTGCCACAGGCTGGCGACATATGCGGAGAGCATCTCGATTCTCCTTTCCTGACCAGGAAAACCGAGCATCGGCCGTGCCAGATGCGGCGGCGCGTCTCGTCGCCGCTTCGCCGTCCGGGTGCGCGACGCGACGCGTCACGCGGCGATGGATTCCGGCGCCAGCGGCAATGCCGCACGGGTCGCGGCGGGCGCGCGGCGCTGGAGCAATGCCGGCGCGAGCTGCTACTCAGCGCCGTCCCGTGCCCCGAGCCGGGGATCCCTGCGAGAGGAGCTCTGCGATGAACACCGACCACTGTCTGATCGAGCGCGACGGTCACGTGCTGACGATCACCCTCAATCGACCGGAGGCGAAGAACGCGCTCAGCCCCGGCATGCTGGCCGGCATGTACAAGGCGTGGCGCCAGCTCGACGAGGACCGCGAGCTGCGGGTCGCCATCCTGACCGGCCGCGGCGACGTCTTCTGCGCCGGCGCCGACCTCAAGGCGATGGGCGCCGGCGAGTCCGACGACGAGTTCATGCGCCTCATGTCCGAGGTGCCGGACATCCACTGGCAGGCGCTGCTGCGCCACAACCGGCCGCTCAAGCCGATCATCACCGCGGTCGAGGGCTTCGCGGTCGCCGGCGGCACCGAGATCCTGCAGGGCACCGACATCCGCATCGCCGCCGAGGACGCCGTGTTCGGCGTCACCGAGGCGCGCCGCGGCCTCTTTCCGCTCGGCGGCTCCAGCGTCCGCCTGCGCCGCCAGATCCCCTACACGCTGGCCGCCGAGATCCTGCTCACCGGCCGCCACGTGACGGCCAGGGAGGCGCTCGACTTCGGCCTCATCGGCCGCATCGTGCCCAAGGGACAGGCGCTGGCCGAGGCGCGCAAGGTGGCGCAGGTGGTGTGCGAGAACGGGCCGCTGTCGATCCGCGCCCTGATGCGCATGCTGCGCGAGGTGGACGAGAGCGTCCCCGAGGCCGAGGCGCTGGCGCGCGAGCTCGAGGTGGGCAGCCCGATCTTCGGCACCCGCGACGCGCGCGAGGGCATGAAGGCCTTCGCCGAGAAGCGCAAGCCCGTCTACACCGGCGAATGAGCCCCTCCGATCTGGCGCCGACGACGCCGGTGATCGTCGGCGTCGGCTTCCACCAGGAGCGCGAGGACGATCCCAGCCGCTGCCTCGAGCCCTACCAGCTCATGGTGCGCGCCGTGCGCGCCGCGGTCGCCGACGCCGGCGGCGCCCCGGCGCTGGCCACGCAGCTCGAGTCGATCGCGGTGACGCAGGGCATGTGGCAGTACCGCAACCCGGGGCGGCTGGTCGCCGCGGCGCTGGGCTGCCCGACGGCGACCAGCATCGTCTCCGACCTCGGCGTCCTGCAACTGACGCCGCTGAACGACCTGTGCCGGGCGATCGCCGCCGGCGAGCAGACGCTCGGCGTCGTCACCGGCGGCGAGGCGCAGTACCGCGCCCTGCGCAGCATGATCAGCGGCCAGCCGGCGCCGGAGACCGAGCAGGCGGAGGACACGCCGCCGCCCGACCGCTTCCTCACGTCGAGCGACCCCTTCTGCAGCGACCTCGAGGGGCAGCGCGGCCTGCACCTGCCGGTCGAGCTCTTCGCCATCATCGAATCGGCGCTGCGCCACGCCCAGGGCCTCGACATCGAGACCCACCGCGATCGCGTCGCCGCGCTCTACAGCCACTTCAGCGAGATCGCCGCCGCCAACCCGCACGCCTGGCGGCGCGACCCCATGTCGGCGGCGGAGATCCGCGACCCGACGGCGAAGAACACGATGCTGGCGTTCCCCTACACCAAGCGCCACTGCACCCAGTGGAACGTCAACCAGGGCGTCGCCATCCTCGTCTGCGCGGCGGGGCGCGCGGCGCAGCTCGGCCTCGACCGCGGGCGCTGGATCTTCCCGCTCGCCGCCGCCGAGTCGCGCCACGTCGTCGTCCTCGCCCAGCAGCGGCAGTTGCACAGCCACCTCGGCACGGTGCGCTGCGGCGAGCGGGCGCTCGCCCTCGCCGGGCTGGCGACCACCGATCTCGCCGCCGCCGAGCTCTACAGTTGCTTTCCGGCGGCGATCCAGTCCTTCGCCCGCGACCTGCGGCTCGACGGCGTGTGCCCGCTCACCGTCACCGGCGCGATGCCCTTCGCCGGCGGTCCGTACAACCACTTCAGCCTCGAGGGCGTGGCGCGCATGGTCGAGGTGCTGCGCGAGGACGGCGCGAGCCGGCGCGCCGGGCTGGTGGCCAATCTCAGCGGCATCTTCGGCAAGCAGGGATGCGTGGTGCTGGCCAACGCCGCCAACCCGCGCGGCTACCAGTTCGAGGACGTCACCGCCGCGGTCGCGGCGGCGGATCCGCCGCTGCCGCTCGACGGCGACTACGAGGGCCCGGCGACCATCGTCGGCTATACCGTCGTCTACCTGCGCGAGCACCCGACGCACGCCGTCGCCATTTGCGACACGCCAAGCGGGGCGCGCACCGTGGCGCGCTCCGACGATCGCCCGCTGCTCGAGTCCATGACCCGCGAGGAGTTCGTCGGCCGCGCGGTCGCGGTGGCGCGCGACGGGCGCTTCACCCGCGCGCCGGGCGCGTAGCGGGGCTCAGCGTCGGCGCTGGCCGCCCGCGCATTCGCCGGGCGTCAGGGCGTCGGCGGTGCTCCGCAGGTACGCCGAGCCGCCGCGCACCAGCAGCAGCGGCTTGCAGATCGGGCTGACGGGGAGGGTCGCGCCGGTGATGCCGAGGGTGTCGAAGCGCGC
The genomic region above belongs to bacterium and contains:
- a CDS encoding crotonase/enoyl-CoA hydratase family protein, with amino-acid sequence MNTDHCLIERDGHVLTITLNRPEAKNALSPGMLAGMYKAWRQLDEDRELRVAILTGRGDVFCAGADLKAMGAGESDDEFMRLMSEVPDIHWQALLRHNRPLKPIITAVEGFAVAGGTEILQGTDIRIAAEDAVFGVTEARRGLFPLGGSSVRLRRQIPYTLAAEILLTGRHVTAREALDFGLIGRIVPKGQALAEARKVAQVVCENGPLSIRALMRMLREVDESVPEAEALARELEVGSPIFGTRDAREGMKAFAEKRKPVYTGE
- a CDS encoding glycosyltransferase family 39 protein; translation: MSSSPSSPSRLRLWLVALLVFAAAVRLVGLDFDDKHFFHPDERRIAFAVGELSFQPLQLNPHFFAYGSFPFYVNRAVSSLLSNIDPRMANYDGVMMTGRAVSGVIGTLTVLLLTVLGARLYNRSVGLLAGFLLAACVLHVQNSHYGTTDIFLTFLVTLALYCMIGIVQRGWTRDYVYAGLAIGFAAATKFSALPLLAPLAVAGLVRIPRDGFLRVAGRGLLAVVCLAAAFAAGQPYAILDFANYARDITEQSGMVREAGRLPYTNQYIGVVKYYYDLTQMFWWGMTPPLAIAAIWATAARVVGAVRERSATDAVLLAWVLPFFLITGSFDVKFVRYLLPIYPIMILWAAAFLWRAAQRSLLGRIAMWGVAIATGLAALAFLSIYTRPHTVVTASEWLYRNVPPGKVIVTQHWDEGFPLPLPGQNPGKYKVDDLPYYEPDTPGKWRDIANRLAAADYIAFQTKRLYGALTMAPQKYPIANNYFYQLFAGDLGFTLVYDHASRPELLGLEAPDELADESITVYDHPKVLIFENTGRLSADELYEKIMHGMPSKKLTRTDLLLAEANRVGGTSEPASPIRASVPALLWFALIVELLGVAGFAILRRALPVPGVYGLAKVFGILLFAYIPWLLVSTGQAAFTRGTLAATLGGLLLWGALAWRRGRGDEPSGEWAPTELLFWGSFLLFLLVRAFNPEIFWGEKPMDFSFLNALMRTTTLPPPEPWFSGSTLHYTYFGHYVVAALGKVGNIHPGLVFNLGIALFGALTASAAFALGGAIGGRRGIGLLCAVFVVLIGNLAGLREVLARHVINFDYWWATSRVIKDTINEYPFWSFLFADLHAHVLVMPFSLSFLALAVWWVRRSDAPAVISPLATVVLLGFLLGAIMVTNGWSSPTYILFFPFLLGCTALAQSSFGRGRVALLGVLGLVAAGLVAAKLAMPQPPPWLIEQVGDPLAARLLPAALAGAAGLFVLVLLPAPTILTGLLVGLAYLLFLPFWRDFSPPPRNFGLEDQSFANAWDFANIFGLFLFIAIPFVFALWRRALRPVEQPLGFGRRLAMWLVALTVLACWLASVPAVAHLLPFGLRGSLRLGLAILAVLSFSVAIQRGLTSTQRVAVSMLAFAFAITAGTDMVFVWDRMNTIFKFYLEAWFLFAAGSAAATAELWRGLIRRPALRRAWQLGLVVLLALATFTAVSGIWAVVRTDRVPTPEPTLDGTAYLAEQAPLERAAYEWLNDNVAGIPVVAEAYGPSYQDYARVAMNTGLPIVLGWDYHVSQRAQRWPDINKRKDDLKRLYTTDSKQVAAEILRKYHIALVYVGGVERRAYSGGNLKRFQEWNDLLKPIYTNPGVTVFAVEGQYAGAIPVNAIQEVPPVPEGEEVKVQGAPGQLSQPRGLALDGAGNVYVADFGNDRIQKFDPDFGFVKEWGSHGDLPAQFKQPGDVAVGPDGSVYVADTWNQRVQVFSPDGEYLREWTDKYYGPRGIAVGPNGAVYLADTGNHKVRRFTPDGVEDRAWGSLGKEQGQFTEPVGLAVDKTGKVYVVDNGNARLQIFDRDGALIGAFPVDGWEQKVFSEPHVAVAPDGTIWVTVPTRQLIRAYHAKGGVVKEIQGGDDPALPFDRPMGIAYDPRTDTLVISDLENRLARVPAP